One genomic window of Medicago truncatula cultivar Jemalong A17 chromosome 1, MtrunA17r5.0-ANR, whole genome shotgun sequence includes the following:
- the LOC11422385 gene encoding piriformospora indica-insensitive protein 2 encodes MKCIISSVIFVMFILSMNEKCYGQEEDATVVSPMEKAEQEALYSTIQGFVGNSWNGSDLYPDPCGSTSIEGVSCDIFNGLWYVTVINIGPIHENSLPCANEKLEFKPELFQLKHLKAISFFNCFQSPNKLPVSIPTGNWEKLAESLESIEFRSNPGLIGNIPSTFGVLKNLQSLVLLENGLTGNIPQEIGNLVKLKRLVLSGNNFSGNIPDIFGGLSDLLILDLSRNSLSGTLPVTLGRLISVLKLDLSHNFLEGKLLNEFGNLKNLTLMDLRNNRLCCGLVLSLQEMNSLEEMVLSNNPLGGDIRTLKWENLQNLVILELSNMELIGEIPESLSQLKKLRFLGLSDNNITGNLSPKLETLPSLNALYLSGNNLKGEIQFSKGFFGKLGRRFGAWSNPKLCYPFELMSTNNVPYGVKPCHQEEIHLVKSNAKTEVINGDINHNSNFITSMGFSSCATSCFWWIFMILGLVLSFLI; translated from the exons ATGAAGTGTATCATTAGTAGTGTTATTTTTGTTATGTTCATTCTCTCTATGAATGAAAAATGCTATGGACAAGAAGAAGATGCTACTGTTGTTTCTCCAATGGAGAAAGCAGAACAAGAAGCTCTGTATTCAACCATTCAAGGCTTTGTTGGTAATTCATGGAATGGCTCAGATCTCTATCCAGATCCTTGTGGTTCAACTTCTATTGag GGAGTTTCTTGTGATATCTTCAATGGACTTTGGTATGTAACAGTAATCAACATTGGACCTATTCATGAAAATTCTCTGCCTTGTGCTAATGAAAAATTGGAATTTAAACCAGAACTATTTCAGCTCAAGCATCTTAAAGCTATATCATTCTTCAACTGTTTTCAATCACCAAATAAGCTTCCGGTTTCAATTCCTACTGGAAATTGGGAGAAACTTGCTGAAAGTTTAGAATCAATAGAGTTTAGATCAAATCCAGGTCTCATTGGTAACATTCCTTCAACTTTTGGTGTACTCAAGAATCTTCAATCATTAGTTTTGCTAGAAAATGGTTTAACAGGTAACATACCACAAGAAATTGGAAATCTTGTAAAATTGAAGAGACTTGTTCTTAGTGGAAACAATTTTAGTGGTAATATTCCAGATATATTTGGAGGGTTAAGTGATTTATTAATCCTTGATTTAAGCAGAAATTCATTATCTGGAACATTGCCTGTGACACTTGGAAGGTTAATTTCAGTATTGAAGCTTGATTTAAGTCACAATTTCTTGGAAGGGAAGTTACTTAATGAATTTGGTAATCTTAAGAATTTGACACTAATGGACTTAAGGAACAATAGATTATGTTGTGGATTGGTTTTATCTTTACAAGAGATGAATTCATTGGAAGAAATGGTTTTATCAAATAACCCATTAGGTGGTGATATAAGAACCTTAAAGTGGGAGAATCTTCAAAATTTGGTGATATTGGAACTCTCTAACATGGAATTGATAGGTGAAATTCCTGAGTCTTTATCACAATTAAAGAAATTGAGATTTTTGGGACTTAGTGATAACAACATTACAGGTAACTTATCACCAAAGCTAGAAACACTTCCTTCTCTCAATGCACTTTACTTAAGTGGAAATAATCTTAAAGGTGAGATTCAATTTTCAAAAGGGTTTTTTGGTAAATTGGGAAGACGTTTTGGGGCTTGGAGTAATCCTAAACTTTGCTATCCATTTGAATTAATGTCAACAAACAATGTTCCTTATGGAGTAAAACCATGTCACCAAGAGGAGATTCATTTGGTAAAATCAAATGCTAAAACTGAAGTGATCAATGGTGATATCAACCATAATTCCAATTTCATAACCTCTATGGGATTTTCTAGCTGTGCTACTAGTTGTTTCTGGTggatttttatgattttgggtCTAGTacttagttttttaatttga
- the LOC11414162 gene encoding protein IDA: MANSQYSKSMHLSCKTFSLTLLLVYLLFVGSCTSTRMGITTMKLKMNENTEHLRRKHNPRLVFNFFPKGMRIPPSGPSMRHNSEVDSTPKN, from the coding sequence ATGGCTAATTCTCAATATTCTAAATCCATGCATCTCTCATGTAAAACATTTTCTCTAACACTTCTCCTTGTTTACTTGCTTTTTGTTGGTTCTTGCACTTCTACAAGGATGGGAATTACAACAATGAAGCTGAAGATGAATGAAAACACAGAACATCTAAGGCGAAAGCATAACCCGCGTTTGGTTTTCAACTTCTTCCCGAAAGGAATGCGAATACCACCTTCAGGTCCTTCAATGAGGCATAATTCAGAGGTGGATTCAACACCTAAGAATTAA
- the LOC11411785 gene encoding probable isoaspartyl peptidase/L-asparaginase 2, with the protein MVGWAIAVHGGAGVDPNLPPQRQEEAKQLLTHCLNIGIFALRSNGSAVDVVELVVRELETNPLFNSGRGSALTAKGTVEMEASIMDGTKRRCGAVSGVTTVKNPVSLARLVMEKSPHSYLGFSGAEEFARDQGVDIEDNEYFITPDNVGMLKLAKEANTILFDYRIPTAENEKSPLPMNGLPLSAYSPETVGCVVVDSEGRCAAATSTGGLMNKMSGRIGDSPIIGAGTYACEVCGVSCTGEGEAIIRGTLAREVAAVMEYKGFGLQEAVDFVIKHRLDKGFAGLIAVSSKGEVAYGFNCNGMFRGVATEDGLKEVGIWK; encoded by the exons ATGGTTGGTTGGGCTATTGCTGTGCATGGTGGCGCCGGTGTGGATCCTAATCTCCCACCACAACGTCAGGAAGAAGCCAAACAACTTCTTACTCATTGTCTTAATATTGGCATATTTGCTCTCCGTTCCAATGGTTCTGCTGTCGATGTCGTTGAACTTGTT GTGAGAGAACTGGAAACAAATCCCCTGTTCAATTCTGGGCGTGGATCTGCTTTGACAGCAAAAGGAACAGTTGAAATGGAGGCTAGCATAATGGATGGTACAAAGAGAAGATGTGGTGCTGTATCTGGTGTTACCACCGTGAAAAACCCTGTCTCACTTGCTCGCCTTGTCATGGAAAAGTCCCCTCATTCATACCTAGGCTTCTCTGGGGCAGAAGAATTTGCGAGGGACCAG GGTGTGGATATTGAGGATAATGAATACTTCATCACTCCTGATAATGTTGGTATGCTGAAACTTGCAAAGGAAGCAAACACAATTCTG TTTGATTATCGAATTCCAACGGCTGAAAACGAAAAGAGTCCACTACCAATGAATGGGCTGCCACTAAGCGCTTATTCTCCAGAGACCGTCGGATGTGTGGTGGTGGACAGCGAAGGAAGGTGTGCTGCTGCAACATCGACCGGAGGACTAATGAACAAAATGAGTGGTCGAATTGGTGACTCACCTATCATAGGTGCTGGAACGTACGCATGTGAAGTGTGTGGAGTTTCTTGCACTGGTGAAGGGGAGGCAATCATACGTGGCACTCTTGCGCGTGAGGTGGCAGCAGTTATGGAGTACAAAGGTTTTGGCCTTCAAGAGGCCGTGGATTTCGTTATCAAACATCGTCTTGACAAAGGGTTTGCCGGTCTTATTGCTGTGTCTAGCAAGGGTGAAGTGGCTTATGGATTTAATTGTAATGGGATGTTTAGAGGTGTTGCTACTGAGGATGGGCTCAAGGAGGTGGGAATATGGAAATGA
- the LOC11405385 gene encoding phosphoenolpyruvate carboxylase 4, whose protein sequence is MTDTTDDIAEEISFQSFDDDCRLLGNLLNDILHREVGTTFVDKLERIRVLAQSACNMRQAGIVNMAELLEKQLASDLSKMSLEEAFTLARAFSHYLTMMGIAETHHRVRKGGNMAQISKSCDDVFNQLVQGGVSPKDLYNTVCKQEVEIVLTAHPTQINRRTLQYKHIRIAHLLDYNDRPDLSPEDREMLIEDLVREITSIWQTDELRRQKPTPVDEARAGLNIVEQSLWKAVPHYLRRVSNALKKHTGKPLPLTCTPIKFGTWMGGDRDGNPNVTAKVTKAVSLLSRWMAIDLYIREVDSLRFELSMNRCSDTLSRLAHEILEEAKDENRHESWNQSMNRSQSLPTQLPARAHLPSFAENGESQHPRLDIPGPDHKDGGISPSPTTLRTGNPSIKVSVTSSENSNGASSSIPSSPSYNSSQPLSQRKFTESQTGKSSFQKLLEPQLPQLPGIAPYRVVLGNVKDKLERSRRRLELLLEDVACDYDPLDYYETADQLLDPLLLSYESLQSCGSGVLADGRLADLIRRVATFGMVLMKLDLRQESGRHAETLDAVTTYLDMGTYSEWDEDKKLDFLTRELKGKRPLVPVSMEVPADVKEVLDTFRIAAELGSDFLGAYVISMASSASDVLAVELLQKDARLAAIGELGRACPGGTLRVVPLFETVKDLRGAGSVIRKLLSIDWYREHVIKNHNGHQEVMVGYSDSGKDAGRFTAAWELYKAQEDVVAACNDYGIKVTLFHGRGGSIGRGGGPTYLAIQSQPPGSVMGTLRSTEQGEMVEAKFGLPQIAVRQLEIYTTAVLLATLRPPLPPRDENWRSLMEEISEISCKCYRNVVYENPEFLSYFHEATPEAELGFLNIGSRPARRKNTKGIGNLRAIPWVFAWTQTRFVLPAWLGVGAGLKGACEKGHSEELKAMYKEWPFFQSTIDLIEMVLGKADTTIAKYYDEALVSEERQELGRELRNELLTAEKFVLVISGHEKLQQNNRSLRRLVENRLPFLNPMNLLQVEILKRLRRDDDNLKLRDALLITVNGIAAGMRNTG, encoded by the exons ATGACAGACACTACAGATGATATTGCTGAAGAAATCTCGTTCCAGAGCTTTGATGATGATTGTAGGTTGCTTGGTAATCTTCTCAACGACATTCTTCATCGTGAAGTTGGTACCACCTTTGTTGACAAACTCGAAAGAATTCGTGTCCTTGCTCAG AGTGCATGCAATATGAGGCAAGCAGGTATAGTGAACATGGCTGAGTTACTTGAGAAGCAGTTAGCTTCAGATTTGTCAAAGATGTCATTAGAAGAAGCTTTCACTCTTGCTCGTGCTTTCAGCCATTATCTTACTATGATGGGTATAGCTGAAACTCACCATAG GGTTCGTAAAGGAGGGAATATGGCACAAATTTCAAAATCTTGTGATGATGTGTTTAACCAGCTTGTGCAGGGTGGAGTTTCCCCGAAAGATCTTTATAACACAGTCTGCAAACAG GAGGTTGAGATTGTTCTTACAGCTCATCCCACACAAATTAATCGACGAACACTGCAGTACAAACACATTCGAATTGCT CATCTTTTGGATTATAACGATCGACCTGATCTTAGCCCTGAAGATCGAGAAATGCTGATTGAGGATCTG GTGAGAGAGATAACTTCAATATGGCAGACAGATGAGCTTAGGCGCCAAAAACCCACTCCAGTTGATGAAGCTAGAGCTG GTTTGAATATAGTGGAGCAGTCACTCTGGAAAGCTGTTCCTCATTATTTACGTCGAGTCAGCAATGCTTTAAAGAAG CATACTGGAAAGCCACTTCCACTGACTTGCACTCCCATAAAGTTTGGAACTTGGATGGGAGGTGATAGAGATGGAAATCCAAATGTGACCGCAAAG GTCACAAAAGCTGTTTCACTTCTATCTAGATGGATGGCTATTGACCTCTATATTCGGGAAGTGGATAGCCTCAGATTTGAGCTATCTATGAATCGGTGCAGTGATACGTTGTCAAGACTAGCACATGAAATTCTAGAAG AAGCTAAAGACGAGAATCGCCATGAGAGTTGGAATCAGTCCATGAATAGAAGTCAGTCACTTCCAACACAGCTTCCAGCTAGAGCTCATTTACCCTCTTTTGCTG AAAATGGTGAATCGCAGCATCCTAGACTAGACATCCCCGGACCTGATCACAAG GACGGTGGTATTTCTCCAAGTCCAACTACACTCAGAACTGGCAATCCCAGTATTAAAGTATCAGTAACAAGTTCAGAAAATTCCAATGGTGCTTCATCTTCAATTCCATCTTCTCCCTCTTACAACTCTAGTCAACCGCTTTCTCAGAGGAAATTTACAGAATCTCAGACAGGAAAGTCCAGTTTTCAGAAACTTTTGGAGCCACAGCTCCCTCAACTTCCTGGAATTGCTCCTTATAGAGTTGTCCTGGGAAATGTAAAGGATAAG CTTGAGAGAAGCCGTAGACGGTTAGAACTTCTTCTTGAGGATGTTGCATGTGACTATGATCCTTTGGATTATTATGAAACAGCTGACCAGCTTTTGGATCCTCTGCTCCTCAGTTATGAATCTCTG CAATCATGTGGGTCTGGGGTGCTAGCTGATGGTCGCCTTGCTGATCTCATTCGTAGAGTTGCAACCTTTGGAATGGTTTTAATGAAGCTTGATTTACGCCAG GAATCTGGGAGACATGCTGAAACACTTGATGCAGTTACAACATATTTGGATATGGGTACTTATAGTGAATGGGATGAAGATAAGAAATTGGACTTCTTAACAAGAGAGCTGAAAGGAAAGAGGCCACTAGTTCCTGTTAGTATGGAG GTTCCTGCTGATGTTAAGGAAGTCTTGGATACATTCCGAATCGCTGCTGAACTAGGGAGTGATTTTCTAGGAGCCTATGTGATATCTATGGCCTCAAGT GCAAGTGATGTCCTTGCAGTAGAGCTTTTACAGAAGGATGCAAGGCTTGCTGCTATTGGAGAATTGGGAAGAGCATGTCCTGGTGGAAC GTTGCGGGTTGTCCCTCTATTTGAAACCGTGAAGGACCTGAGAGGAGCTGGTTCAGTTATCCGGAAACTTTTATCAATAGACTGGTACCGCGAGCACGTCATTAAGAACCACAATGGACATCAAGAG GTTATGGTTGGATATTCTGATTCTGGTAAAGATGCTGGCCGCTTCACTGCTGCTTGGGAACTTTACAAAGCTCAGGAGGATGTTGTAGCTGCTTGCAATGATTATGGTATTAAAGTTACACTGTTCCATGGCCGCGGAGGCAGTATTGGTCGAGGCGGTGGCCCTACATATCTGGCTATTCAGTCCCAACCACCTGGATCTGTGATG GGAACACTTCGGTCTACTGAGCAGGGAGAAATGGTAGAGGCTAAGTTTGGGTTGCCACAGATAGCTGTTAGACAACTTGAAATATACACAACTGCAGTATTACTTGCAACCCTTCGTCCACCTCTCCCACCCCGAGATGAAAATTGGCGTAGTCTCATGGAAGAAATCTCAGAGATCAGTTGCAAGTGTTACCGCAATGTAGTCTACGAAAATCCAGAATTCCTTTCTTACTTCCATGAAGCCACGCCTGAAGCAGAACTCGGCTTCCTCAACATAGGTAGTCGCCCTGCAAGAAGGAAGAACACAAAGGGAATTGGAAACCTTCGTGCTATTCCCTGGGTATTTGCGTGGACTCAAACCAGATTTGTTCTTCCAGCTTGGCTTGGAGTTGGAGCAGGTTTGAAAGGTGCTTGTGAGAAAGGTCACAGCGAAGAACTAAAAGCAATGTACAAAGAATGGCCTTTCTTTCAAAGTACAATAGACCTTATTGAAATGGTTTTAGGTAAAGCAGACACTACTATAGCTAAGTACTATGATGAAGCCCTTGTATCAGAGGAGAGGCAAGAACTCGGTCGTGAGCTAAGAAACGAGCTCCTGACAGCTGAAAAGTTTGTGCTCGTGATTAGTGGGCACGAGAAACTTCAGCAGAATAATAGGAGCTTGAGGAGGTTGGTTGAGAACAGACTTCCATTTCTCAATCCCATGAACCTGTTGCAGGTGGAGATTCTGAAGAGGTTGAGGCGTGATGACGACAACCTTAAACTCAGAGATGCTTTGCTTATCACTGTAAATGGGATTGCTGCTGGGATGAGGAATACCGGTTAA
- the LOC120577595 gene encoding uncharacterized protein: protein MTNVEVHFQSHINQQQATENDEEVEVELNLRYISLRDADLVSNFIASHGSEITLPTFKSPEVKGLAYTTLAELLLLLKNHSILDLLDNQRFLLVKLLEDLHHTFRFRGPWLDSLKILMFENATNDSCTLKKLRGLEKKF, encoded by the coding sequence ATGACGAACGTAGAGGTGCATTTTCAATCACATATCAATCAACAACAAGCAACTGAGAACGAcgaagaagttgaagttgaattGAATCTGCGATACATCAGCCTCAGAGACGCTGATTTGGTTTCAAACTTCATCGCTTCTCATGGCTCCGAAATAACTCTGCCTACTTTCAAGTCTCCTGAAGTGAAGGGCTTGGCATACACAACCTTGGCGGAACTTTTACTTCTTCTCAAGAACCATTCAATCTTAGATCTCCTTGACAATCAACGCTTTCTACTCGTTAAGTTACTTGAAGATCTTCACCATACATTTCGTTTTCGTGGACCTTGGCTTGATTCTCTTAAGATTCTCATGTTCGAGAATGCTACAAACGATTCTTGCACCTTGAAAAAACTGAGGGGACTTGAGAAAAAGTTTTAA